The region CCCCTTTCCGACGCGCTGGAGCGGGGCGAGCTCCCGATCGTCGCGGGGTTCCAGGGTGTGGACGCCGGAGGAAACATCACCACCCTCGGGCGCGGCGGCTCGGACACCTCGGCGGTGGCGGTCGCTGCGGCGATCGGCGCCGACCTCTGCGAGATCTACACCGACGTCGAGGGGGTGTTCACCGCCGACCCGAACATCTGTCCCGACGCGCGCAAGATCCCGCGCATCAGCTACGAGGAGATGCTCGAGCTCGCCTCCCTCGGCGCGAAGGTCCTGCAGATCCGATCCGTCGAGGTCGCGAGCAACCACGGAGTGGCCCTGGCGGTACGCTCCAGCTTCAGCGAGGAGGAGGGAACGATGGTCGTCGCCGAAGACGCCGCCATGGAGAAGGTCGTCGTCACCGGAGTCAGCCTCGACAAGAACCAGGCGCGTCTGACGATCCGGGGCTTGCCCTGGCGCGCGGGCGTCCAGGCCGACGTCTTCCGACCCCTCGGAGAGGCTGGCATCGTCGTCGATATGATCGTGCAGGCCCCGCCGGTGGACGGGCGAACGAACGTCTCCTTCACGGTACCTCGCACGGATCTGCCGGCGGCGCTCGAACGCGTCCAGCGCGTCGCCGACGAGAACGGCGGCAGCGAGGTTCTCTCCGACGACAAGATCGCCAAGATCTCGATCGTCGGCGTCGGGATGCGGAGTCACTCGGGTGTCGCGCAGCGGATGTTCGAGCTGCTCGCCGGCGAGGGGATCGACATCCTGATGATCAGCACCAGCGAGATCAAGGTCTCGTGCGTCATCCCCATGCGCTACGGCGAGCTGGCCATGCGCTCCCTCCACGAGGGCTTCGCTCTCGGCACCGGCACCGGCACCGGCCCCTCCGAGCGCTGATCCGGGACGGGGGTCAACGGCTGGCCGTGGCGCGCCCCTGGGACGGCCGGACCGCCGCGAAGACGAGCTCGGGGGCCTGCACGCCCGTGGTTCTCAGCTCGAGCGCCCCACGGTGTCCCGCAAGGCTCACCACCAGCGAGGGGACCGGCGGCAGCTCGACCCGCGGCTCGGCGCCCACCGACGGGAAGTCGAGCTCACCGACGACCGTCTCCCCGCAGGTCACGGTCACGCGCCCCGGCTTGCCCGAGAGCAGGACCAGCAGCTCCTGCGGCGACCCGCAGGCCGCGCGAAGGGGGACGCGACAACCGTCCGCAGCGCAACGCGCGGGTCCCGCCGCCACGGCCGCGAGACCGGGAATCGGGAGCGCGTGCAGTCGCCCCAGCGCCTCGACGGCGTAGGCCACGACCGCAGGCTCCAGCTCGGTCCGGACGAGGTGCTGGAGCGGCTGCACCGCACGAGCGTCCCCGATCCGGCCGAGGGCCAGCGCGGCGTGCTGTCTCCAGCTGATGAACCGGTCGCTCTGCAGGCCGTGGACGAGCTCGGGCACCGCCGCGTGCGCCCGGCAGAGACCGAGCGCGTGAATCGCGTGGCGGCGCGTGCGCAGGGTCTTCAGCTGCTGCCGCAGCGCCGGCGTCGCGCGGTCGTCTCTCAGCTGGCCGAGAATCTCGATCAGTTCGATGCGCTCGTAGATGTCCTCGCTGCGGACCAGGAGATCGATCAGCCGCGGCACCAGGCGCCTGTCCCCGGCGAGCGCCTGCGCCAGCAGGGCGTCTCGACGCAGCGCCGGCGGCAGATCGGCACGCTCGAGGAGTCGAGGCACCTGCCTCAGACTTTCGGGGTGCCCGAGGAGCGCGGCTCCTATGGTGGCCTGGATCGCCACCCCCGGGTCCGGATCCCTGGCCGCGTCCACGAGGACCGCGCGAGCGGACTGCGCCCTCAGACGCGTGAGCAGGCGGACCGCCTCGCGCCGCACCTCGCGCCCGCTTCGCACGAGTTTGATCAGCGAAGGGATCGCGCTCGGGTCTCCCTGCCGGCCCCGCTCGAGCACCCCCTCGGCCTCGGCGGCTCGGTCTTCCCGCGCGCCGCTCCGCCGATCCCGCTCCCCCAGAGCCCGCAGCTCGCCGTGGAGCCGGGCGAGCAGCTCGGGACGTCGTGCAGCGAGGTTCACCCGCTCCCCAGGGTCTGCACGCAGGTCGTAGAGCTCGCTGAAGCCCTCCACCGCGTTGTGGATCAGCTTGTGCTGCCCGCGGACCACGGCCTTGCGCTGCTCGAACTGGGAGAAGACCGCCGGGAGGCGCATCGCGTCCTCCCCCGCGACCCAGGGGCCGAGGTCGTTCCCCTGCATCTCCGCCGGCACCGGGATGTCCGCCGCCGCGAGCATCGTGACAGCCAGGTCGATCGACTGCGCGGCCCCCGGCACGCGAAGGGGTGCCACGCCGGGCACCCGCACGATGACCGGGACGCGCACCTGTTCGTCGTAGAGCGAGCTGCCGTGGTAGTACTCGCGGTGCTCCCCGAAGGCCTCGCCGTGATCCCCGGTCAAGGCCACGACCGTCGTCGGGTGTTCGGCCTGCACCCGCTTCAGCAGCCGCCCGATCGCGCGGTCCGTATACGCGATCTCCCCGTCGTAGCGGTCCATGGCCCTCGGTCCGAAGTCGAACCCAGGCTGCGGATCGTACGGCTCGTGCGGCTCGAAGAAGTGCACCCACACGAAGAACTTCTGTCCGCGGCTCTCCTTGAGGAAGGCGAGCACCTGGTCCACGCGTCGTTCGGCGTCGATGAACTCGAACTTCACGTACTCGAAGTCGAACATGGACGACTGGAAGGCGCTGAAGCGATCCTTGTCGATGTAGAAGACCGCCGGGGGGAAGAAGCCGCCGGTCTTGTAGCCGTAGCGCCGCACCACGGAAGGCAGGGTCCGCTGGCCGGTCAGCCCGGACGCGGCGATGTGCGTGCCCGTGAGGAGCGAGGTCAGCGAGAACGAGGTATGGGGCACGGGCGCGTAGCCGCGCTCGAACACGGTGGCGGAACGGGCCCACGCATCCAGCTCGGGCGTGGTGCGGCGTCGGTACCCATAGACCCCCATGTGGTCGGCCCGCAGCGCGTCCACCGAGATGAGCAGCAGATTGTGATCCGGACGTCGCGGGCCCGGGCGCAGTCCCACTCGGGCCGGCGCCTCCTCTCTTTCGACCGGCCTTGGCGGAGAGTCGGCCCCCCCGCGTACGAGCCCCGCGCGTGCCGCCAGGCGAACGATCTTGGCCTGCACGGCAGTGTGTTCGTGGATCAGGAAGCGCAGCTGCTCCCAGCGCGCGACGGTCTTCAGGCCCCAGGCCCCGCCCGCGATCGTGGCCACCACCAGCAAGAGCGCCGCCCCGGGGTCCATCACCCGACCCATCCAGCGCGCGTTCGGCCGGGCCACGGCGAAGGCCACCGCCACGGCGAGCTGACAGAGCACTACGGCGGTGACGGCCAGGCTGACGTGGAAGAACGGGTAGAGGCCCGGCAGGACCAGCTGATCCGCCACGTACAGGCCGAGCGCCAGCAAGAGGAGGAGGGGGGCGATGAGATAGGCAGGGCGCGAACCCCACCGACGCACGCGAAAACGGTCGCGCACCCAGATGCCGAGGCGCATGGCGCCATAGCAGGCGACTATTCCCACGAGCCCGAGGCCCGCGGCGAGCAGGTGGCGCCCGGGCAGCTCGCGGGCCCGGCGGCCGGCGAAGGTCAGCGCAGCCACGAGCGCGATGGGGGGGGCGAGCAAGAGCGTGTAGAGGCAGGCCATCCAGTGCGGCTCGGCGACGCGCCGCTTCGCCAGGCTCCCCGTGAGGCGGGAGACCGCCAGCACGACGGCCCCCTCGATGGCGCCGAGGAACACGGCGAGCGCCGCCGGGATGAGGAGCAGGAGCACGCCGAAGAGCAGGCCCTGACCGATGGAATCGAAGGTCGGGCGCCGCACGAGCAGCACGTAGACCAGCTCCATGAGCCAGAGCGGCAGGACACCGGCGACGGCGAGGGTCACCCCGCCGATCATGGCGCGCCGGACGGTTCGTTTGCGTCGGTCGAGCATGCAGGTCGTCTCGTCTGCAGGGAGCCTAGCGCAACCCGGGCGCGCCGTCGCCACCTCCCCGCGCTCGGCGGCGCAGAGAATGGAGCGGGGCCCTGCGAAACACCTTCAGCCCGCCTCGCCCCCGGGAAGAGGGCGGCGGTCCCACCGGCGTCGCACCAGCTCCCGCACGGCCTGATGCTCGGGCAGGCTCAGCTCGGGGTCCAGCGCGAGGAGCCGCGCCGCCGCGCGCTGGGCCTCGGCGAGCAACCGCAGATGCCGCGTGAGGTCCGCGAAGCGAAGGCGGGGAAGACCCGCCTGCCGCGTCCCAAAGAGCTCGCCGGGGCCGCGTCGTTCCAGGTCCGCCTCTGCGATAGCGAAGCCGTCCTCGGTGCGCGTCAGCACGCGAAGCCGGTCCGCCGCCGTGCTTCGTCGCGCGATGCCCGCCAGGAGCAGGCACCGGGAAGCCCCCCCTCCTCGCCCCACGCGCCCGCGCAACTGGTGAAGCTGCGCGAGGCCGAAACGCTCGGCGTGCTCGACGACCATCACGCTCGCGCGGGCGATGTCCACGCCCACCTCTATCACCGTCGTCGCCACGAGGAGGTCCAGCTCGCCCGCGGCGAAGGCCCCGAGGACGCGGTCCCGTTCGAAGGCGTGCAGCCGACCGTGGACCAGCCCTACGCGGGCCTCGGGAAAGAGCTCCGCCAGCCGTGTCGCCGCCGAGGTCGCGTCGGTGACCTCCAGCTCCTCCGACGCCTCCACCAGCGAACAGACGACGTAGATCTGCCGGCCGGCCGCCAGGTCCGCCGCCAGGAGCGTAGCCGCCTCGCTCCCCCGCTCGATGCGCGGGTTCCACAGGAGGCGCGTCTCGATCGGCTGCCGCCCGGGCGGCTTCTCGTCGAGCACCGAGACGTCGAGCTCGCCGTAGAGGGTCAGCGCCAAGCTGCGCGGGATGGGCGTCGCGGTCATCACCAGCAAGTGGGGCAGGAGCCCCTCGTCCCCGCGCTCCCGCAAGGCGAAGCGCTGCAGGACGCCGAAGCGGTGCTGCTCGTCCACCACCGTCAGCGCCAGATTCGGCAGGCTCACCCCCGGAGAGAGCAGCGCGTGGGTGCCGATGAGCAGGGCCACCTGTCCGGCGTCAGCGAGCGCCAGGAGCGAACGCTTCACCCCTTGGGGCGTAGAGGCCGTCAGCAGCGCCGCTCGGTGCCCCAGCGCCTCGCACAGGGGGGCGAGGCGCTCGTAGTGCTGGCGCGCCAGCACCTCGGTGGGCGCCATGATGGCCGCCTGCAAGCCGCTCTCCATCGCCGCCAAGGCCGCGGCGAAGGCCACGATGGTCTTCCCGCTCCCCACGTCCCCTTGAAGCAGGCGGTGCATGGGGCGCGACTGCCCGAGCTCCCGCCACACCTCCTCCAGCACGCGCTCTTGCGCTCCGGTCAGCGCGAAGGGAAGGCATCCTCGCAGCTTCTCCAGCGCCGGCGGCGGCAGCGTGCAGACCGGCGCGCGCCGCGTGTCCCACTCGGTGCGCCGCCTCCCCAGCACCAGGTGAAGCGAGAGCAGTTCGTCGAAAGCCAGCCGAAGCTGCGCCGGGTGCTCGCCGCGCGCCAGCAACCCGAGCGCCTCCGAGTCCACCGGTTCGCCCACCGCGTGCAGCACCCGGAGTGCGTCGGCGAGCGGCGGCAGGCCCTGCTCTGTGGCCACGCTCGGCGGGATGCCATCCATCGCCTCGCTCGCGAAGCGCGCCACCGCCGCCTGGCAGAGCCGCTCGAGCCTTCGCGGCGCGACCCCCGCGACCTGCGGGTAGCGCGGACGCACGCCCCCCGCGAGGTCCTCCGCATCGGCCGGCTCGACGTCCGGGTGGGTCATCTGCAGTCGGTCGCGATAGCGGCGCGCGACCCCGCTAAGGCGCACCCAGCGCCCCGGGACGAAGGACGCCGCCAGCCCCGGGTAGCTGCGGAACCAGACGCCGTGAAGCAGCGCCTCCCCGCCCGCCTCTGCCGCGACGGAGAGCTCCACTCGCCGTTTCCCCCAGCTCCGCTTCTCGCGCACGTCGCGCAGCACCCCCCGGGTCGTCACCCGCCGCCCCTCGGGCACCTCGGCGAGCGGCACGACGGTGCGCTCGTCGCGGTATTCGAGCGGCATGAAGTAGAGCAGGTCTTCGACGGTGACGAGGTCCCGCTCGGCGCACCGCTCCGCGAGCGCTGGGCCGATGCCACGGAGCGAGGTCAGCGGCGAGTCCAGGCTGACGGTCCCGGTCGCCGGTGCACGCGCGGGAGTAGCCCGAGGCTGAACGGAGGTTCTGCGCCCCCTCAGGTCGGCGCAGAGTCGCAGCCCGCGCGCCACGAGCTGCGCTTTTAGCGCCGTGGTGGCCGCGTCGAAACCTTCCAACTCGCGCGCGTAGTCGGCAAGCGCCGCCGCATCGGCCTCGGGGACGGCTCGCGCCAGGCGCACGGCAGCCTCGGTGAGCGCGGTCCCGAGGGACGCGAACTCGCCCACGCGCTTGAAGCCGTCTTGCGCGGCGAGTGACAGCGGGTCGTGCAGCGCACGATACGCCTCTCGGGCGTCCATGTGCCCACCTTATGCCGAGCGCGGAGGAGGAGACAAGCGGGCCGCGCGGCGCAACGCCGGGCAGTTAGCGTCCGCGGCGGACGCTTAGCCGCGGTAGGTGAACCGCAGCTCGTAGTCGCAGAGGTGGAAGACGTCCCCCTCGTCGATGCGCTTGTTGTCGATGCGCATCCCCTTGTAGTCGATCCCGTTCGTGCTACCCAGGTCCTTGATGTAGTAGGTCCCGTTTCGACGGATGATCGCGGCGTGCTTGCGGGAGATGTTTCCGTCCTTGATCGCCAGGTCGCTGGTCTTCGATCCCCGGCCGATGATGAACTGGTCCTTGTCGATGGCGATCTTCTGATTGTTGAAGATGAGAAAGAGGGTGGGTCCACCCGCCGCCTCGACGCCGGGTCGCGCCCCAGGCGGCGGTCTCCTGCCGGGCGGCTCGGGAGGCCTGTGCGCCTGGTGCTGCACCGTCCGACGCGCGCTGTAGCCCGGCTGGCCGGCCGCTCCGGCCGACGCCGCGCCCGCCGTGGGCGCTGGACCGCTCGGCGGCGGGGGAGGTCGACGAGGAACCCCTCCGGGAGGAGAGATACTCTGGCTGGGCGGACGTGCGGGAGCGCCGGGGCCAGGCGCGGGCGCGCCCGCTTGCGCGCCGTAGTTCTTGCTCCGCGCGTAGTAGCGCATCGCCTCGTTGATCAGGTAGTCGATGGAGCAGTCGAAGTCATTGGCCATCTGCTCGAAGGTGTCCCACAGGACATCCCGGCAGTAGAAATGGCGCATGGTCTTCTTGTTCTGGTCCATCCTCGAGACCTCGATCCTGCCGGAGAGCGGCCAGCCGTACTGCGCATCGTCCGACGAGGCCGCGGCCGCCACTCGCGCGCCGCGTTCATCCGCCGGACGGGGCTCCCGCTTGCCGCGCGGCAAGGAGCCCTCAATCCACCTCCCCTAGTTGCGTTTGCGCAGTCGCTCGGCTGCTGCTCGGGCTTCCGTTCCGAGCGTGGCACCTGGGCCCCACCCCAACAGCGGAGTGGCATCTGCACGCAGCGCCTCTAGGCGAGGCACGTCCTCCTTCGCTCCCATCTCGCCGAGCAAGCGCACCGCAACCACCCGCGCCACCCAGCTCTTCGCCTTCAACGCTTCCCGCAAGACCGGCAACACGCCACTGCCCACCTCGCGGATGTCTTTCTCCAGGTAATCAGCCACGTCCTGCCGCTTGTAAGCATAGCCCGAAGGCAGAGCGTCTAGCAACTTCGCTACTCCTCTGGCCTTGCAGCACGCCACGAGCGCCTCTGCGGTGCGGTAGCGAACGGTCTCGTTCTGCGAGACGAGGAAGCCCGCCAGAACCTCCATCGCGGGCGCTCCACCCACGCGTTCGATGGCCGCGAACGCAGCCTCGCGCACGCCTCCAGGCTCCTTCACGTCGGCCGCCAACCGGGCGAAGAACGGCAATGACGAGGCCTCGCCACCGGCCCCGAGCGCTTGCACCGCGAGCGCTCGCTCGTCGGCGTCTCCCCGCCGAGCGAGCGACAACAGGAACTCCCGCCCGACGACGCTGCGCAACTTGCCGAGCGCCTCCAGCCAGCCTCGCCGACGAGAGGGCTCCGCGCGAGCCAACGCCACCAGGGCCTCCGCGCCGGACTCGCGCTCCGACGCCCCCCCGACCTTGGCGAGCAACTCCGCCAGCTCGGGCAGGTATTCGGCGCTGCCCGTGAGGCGCTTCGCCAGCTCGGCGCCAGCGGGCCCACCGATGGCGAGGAGCACCTTGTCGCCGCTCGCCTCGCCCGTGCGTCGACGTCCCCAATCGGCGAGCAGCCAGAGCACGAGCTCGCCATCCACCCGGGCCCGCTCGCCGGCCGGGAGTTCCGTTCGCAGCTGGGCGATCACGTCCTTGGCGCGGATCTGCAGGTCCGTCGTGCCACCGGGCCCCGCGCCTTTCATCATGGTCAGGAGACGACTGAGAGCGGCGACCGCGATCGGCGCGCGCTCCGCAGAAGGGATCGCGCCGAGGTCGCTCGCCAGCTCGGCCTGCATCCCGAGGTCCGCCAGCGCCAGCACCGCCTCGACCCGCACCTCCACCGGGCTCGCGCGATCCCTGAGAGCCTCGCGGATCTTCGAGGGCCCCTTCTCCGTCTCCTTCCACGCCCGAACCTTCTCCGGCGTGGCACGACAGCCCACGCCGAGCAAGGCCAGGAGCAGCGCCGCGCCTCGGAGAAAAGGGGAAGATTTCATAGTTTACGCTGAGTTCGTCTGTATGATAGGGAGGCCTCTGGAGCAAGTCAAGCGTAGCCCCGCCCTGCATGCGCTGCCACCGCCTCATACCGCTCTGGCTCCCTGCGCTCCTCGCTGCCGGGGCGTCCGACCTCCACGCGACGCCGTTTGTCACCTCCCGACCGGGGGGATTGACCTTGACCGGGCCGGCGGTCGTGCACCCCGCGTCGCAGTACCTGAACCCGGCCGTCCTCGGCCTGCTCCCCGGCCACCATGTCTACCTGGACGGGACGCTCGAGCTGTCTCACGGCGCGATCGCCCGCCGACCCATCGACGCAGCCACCGGAGAACCCACGAGCGGGGGCGCCGGGCGACCCTCTCCCGAGGAGCAGCTCCTCGCGCCCTATCCGACCTTCTTCTTCGGCGCGGCCTCCGACCTCGGACTCGACTCGGTAGTAGTAGGGCTCGCCGTGCACAATCCGATGGGCGCGCACGTCTCGTTCCTGCGCGGCGCGAACGCGGGGCGCTTCGACCCGGCCAGCCAGGGGCCCCTGCGTTACCACGCGACCGATCTCACCGCCTTCCACGTCTTCGTCACCCCGGCGGCCGCGATCAAGCTGCTCGACCAGCTGTCGCTCGGCATCTCCTTCAGCTACGTCTTCGGACTGATGGACCTGGGTTTCGTGCGCGACGCTGCGCTCGACGGAGGGCAGCATCGCCAGGCCTCCGAATACACGGCCCTCGACGACTGCGGCGGAGGTCGCGCCTGCGGCTACGAGGCGGACGCCGCCGCCGAAGGGGTCAGGGTGCGCGGCACCTCGAACGCCGTCGCCTTCAGCGTGGGACTCGCCGCCCGTCCCCACCGCCGCCTGACGCTGGGCGCCGCGTACCACAGCCCCGTGATCGGCCTGAGCGGACAGGGGCTCAGCGCCCGAGGGAGCGCGTGGATCCGACGAGCCACCTCCACGTACGACAACGCGCGGAGCGGCGGCCTCGCAGCTCCTCGCGCCTGCACCGACGGGTCGAGCCCGCCCTGCCGCGAGCTCGAGGGGCGGGGGACGGTGAACTACGCGCTGCCCGACATGGTGACCCTCGGAGGCACCCTCCAGGCCACCCGCAGCCTGCTCCTCGCGCTCCAGCTCCGCTGGATCAACTACAGCCGCCACGACCAGCTCGACGTGCGGCTCACGGGGGCGGAGCTGCGCCACGAGCCCGAGGTTCCGGAGCGCGTGGTCCACTACCGCGGGTTTCGCGGCGTGTTCGCGGCGGAGGTCGGCGCCTCGTATCGCGCCACGGCGAGACTCGAGCTCCAGGGGGGGGTGCTCGTCGAGAGCGCCGCCGTCCCGTCGGAGCTCGTCACCCCTCTCGCCATCGACGCGTTCAAGGTCGACCTCCTGCTGGCAGCCCGCCTGCGCCTCTGGGCCGGGCTCAGCGTGCAGCTCGGCTACAACCTCGTGGCGATGCCCCCGATCGACGTCGACCGCTCGGCATTCAGGCCCGCCATCATGGTGGAGTGCGTCGACCGCGGGCTGGACATGGACCTCGAGGTCTGCCAGGCCGCCAGCCGCGGGCAAGGTCTCCCGTCCGCCGCGGGCCGCTATCAGCTCCTGCAGCACCGGCTAGGGCTGGGTCTCGCCTACGACGTCGACTGAGGGCGCATGCTCCTGCTCGACGAAGCGCGCGTGAAGCGCCTGCTGAGCGCGGGCCAGGTGCCCGGGCCGGAGCACGAGCGTGAGGCGCAGCGGCGCGGTATCCACGCTGTGCACGGGGAGCTCGAGCTCCCGCGCCAGCTCGAGCAGCGCCGCGAGGTGCCCCGGGTCATCTCCGAGCCCCTCGCCGACCACGGACGCGGCCTCGAGGCCCGATTCGAGCTCGATCGGCCCCGTCTTCTCGAGGGCGGCCACGAGCCCCGGGGAGTCCACGCACTGCGAGCCGTGTAGGAAGAGCACTGGGCGCCCCTCGTGCAGGTGCGCCCACAGCGGAGCGAGCTGAAAGCTGCGGAGCACCTCACCGAGCTGCGAGAGCTGCTCGGCCCCGCCGGCGCCCCGGACGCACAGGAGCTGGCTCAGCCCAGCCACCCCCACCGCGCCCCCGCCACGCTCCGGCGAGGTCGCCGCAACGCGCGTCTGCCGCTCGGACCCGCTCGAGGCGCGCGCGAAGATCACGATCCCCTGCTTCCGCGCGAACTCCACGGCCTGGGCGTTCAGCACCTTCGCCCCGTGGAGCGCCAGCTCCTGCATCTCGGCGTAAGAGATCGTGGATAGGTGCCGCGGCGACGGGACGACCCGCGGGTCGGCGGTATACACCCCATCCACGTCCGAGCAGATCTCGCAGTATTCGGCGCCGAGCGCGGCCGCCATGGCCACGGCGGTAGTGTCCGACCCACCGCGTCCGAGAGTCGTGATGTCCCGCTTGTAGCTCACCCCCTGGAAGCCGGCGATGATCACTACCCTGCCCCGATCGAGCTCATCCTGGACCCGGTAGGGACGCACCTCGAGGATCCGGGCGTCGGTGTGGCGGTGGCTGGTGATGATCCCGCACTGCGATCCGGTGAAGGAGACCGCGTCGCACCCCTGGTCCGAGATGGCGATGGCGAGCAATGCGGCGGAGATACGCTCGCCGGCGGAGAGCAGCATGTCCAGCTCGCGGCGCGGCGGCGAGGCCGACACCGAGCGCGCGAGCTCGAGCAGCTGGTCCGTGGTCCGCCCCATCGCCGAGACGACGACCACCACGCGATACCCTCGTCGCACGGTCTCCGCCACGCGCACAGCGACCTTGCGCAGGCGCTCGGGGTCCGCGACCGACGAGCCGCCGTACTTTTGCACCACGATCGGCGCGAGCTCTTGCGACATGGCGTCCTCCGAGCAAGCGATACCACCGCGTCGCGCCCGAGGGCAAATGTGCTGGACGCCCCGACGGGTGGTAGCTACACTCCAACGCCATGAAGGGTTTTCTGCCCCTCGCCGGGGTCCTGCTGGCAGCCGCGAGCTGCGGCCACCCTTCCCTGGGCCTGAAGCTCCCCAAGGCAGGCCCGCCGCGCGCACGCGTCTCCATTCCACCCGCGGTCAGCGACGAGACGTACCCCCACTTCCGCCAGCTCTACGAGTCTCTCCCCTCCACGGCAGCCGAGCGATCTCCTTTTCGGCGGGTGCTCCTGGCACACCTGGAACAGCAGGCTGTCCTCCTCGCGCGGGAAGACCAGCCGGGTGAGGTGGCCAAGACCTTCAGTGAAGCCCTGACCCTGTTCGACGCCGCGGAGATCCATCGCGGCGTCCCGCACGACGGCGGGCTCGACCGAATGGCGCAGCACGTGGTTCGCCTCTTTTCCCCCCAGGGAGACGAGGCCCAGGTCATCCCCGCGCTCTGCGTGCGCATCAGCCTGCGGCCGCGCGACAAGCGTCTGAAGGAGGAGCTCGAGGAGATCGTGCAGTGGGTGGAGCAGACGGTGCAGCTAACCTATGGACGGGGTTTCCGCGGCGCTCGCATGGTGCGCGTGATGGAGGACACCGCCAAGGTCTGGCCCTCGGCCTTCGTCCTCGAGACGCTCCGCCGTCTGTACCTCCTACGGTCGGATGCGCTCTCACGGGCGGCGCCGATGGATCGCGTCTTCTCGCGGGCCATGGACCACCCCCTCGCCGCCCTCCTCTACACCGGCTACAGCATGGCCCGGGCGTACCTGCGCGTGGACCGTGCGTACGAAGCGCTGCAGCGCGTGCGCGAGATCGGCGGCGAGGTGCCCCACGACGGGCAGCTTCGGCGGCTGCTCGAGCGGGCGGTCTCCCCGCTGGCCTCGGTCGATGACCAGCTCCGGCTCGCCACCTACTTCGAGGAACGGGACCGAGACGTCGCCCTGCGCGTCTGCCGGGCGGCCGCCGAGCGCTACGTCGACGACCCACGCCTGCACGGCTGCACCGGACGGCTCGCGGCGGCCGAGGACAAGGTCCCCCTCGCGGTACGCAGCTTCGAGACCGCCCTCGCCC is a window of Deltaproteobacteria bacterium DNA encoding:
- a CDS encoding aspartate kinase, with the translated sequence MLIVQKYGGTSMGSVERIHNVARRVLRTQAAGHRVVVIVSAMAGETDRLLRLSHEVSPRAEHRELDVLLATGEQASASLLAMAVRAQGGKGTSFLGHQIRVLTDSAFSRARIQQIDATPLSDALERGELPIVAGFQGVDAGGNITTLGRGGSDTSAVAVAAAIGADLCEIYTDVEGVFTADPNICPDARKIPRISYEEMLELASLGAKVLQIRSVEVASNHGVALAVRSSFSEEEGTMVVAEDAAMEKVVVTGVSLDKNQARLTIRGLPWRAGVQADVFRPLGEAGIVVDMIVQAPPVDGRTNVSFTVPRTDLPAALERVQRVADENGGSEVLSDDKIAKISIVGVGMRSHSGVAQRMFELLAGEGIDILMISTSEIKVSCVIPMRYGELAMRSLHEGFALGTGTGTGPSER
- a CDS encoding sulfatase-like hydrolase/transferase; translated protein: MLDRRKRTVRRAMIGGVTLAVAGVLPLWLMELVYVLLVRRPTFDSIGQGLLFGVLLLLIPAALAVFLGAIEGAVVLAVSRLTGSLAKRRVAEPHWMACLYTLLLAPPIALVAALTFAGRRARELPGRHLLAAGLGLVGIVACYGAMRLGIWVRDRFRVRRWGSRPAYLIAPLLLLLALGLYVADQLVLPGLYPFFHVSLAVTAVVLCQLAVAVAFAVARPNARWMGRVMDPGAALLLVVATIAGGAWGLKTVARWEQLRFLIHEHTAVQAKIVRLAARAGLVRGGADSPPRPVEREEAPARVGLRPGPRRPDHNLLLISVDALRADHMGVYGYRRRTTPELDAWARSATVFERGYAPVPHTSFSLTSLLTGTHIAASGLTGQRTLPSVVRRYGYKTGGFFPPAVFYIDKDRFSAFQSSMFDFEYVKFEFIDAERRVDQVLAFLKESRGQKFFVWVHFFEPHEPYDPQPGFDFGPRAMDRYDGEIAYTDRAIGRLLKRVQAEHPTTVVALTGDHGEAFGEHREYYHGSSLYDEQVRVPVIVRVPGVAPLRVPGAAQSIDLAVTMLAAADIPVPAEMQGNDLGPWVAGEDAMRLPAVFSQFEQRKAVVRGQHKLIHNAVEGFSELYDLRADPGERVNLAARRPELLARLHGELRALGERDRRSGAREDRAAEAEGVLERGRQGDPSAIPSLIKLVRSGREVRREAVRLLTRLRAQSARAVLVDAARDPDPGVAIQATIGAALLGHPESLRQVPRLLERADLPPALRRDALLAQALAGDRRLVPRLIDLLVRSEDIYERIELIEILGQLRDDRATPALRQQLKTLRTRRHAIHALGLCRAHAAVPELVHGLQSDRFISWRQHAALALGRIGDARAVQPLQHLVRTELEPAVVAYAVEALGRLHALPIPGLAAVAAGPARCAADGCRVPLRAACGSPQELLVLLSGKPGRVTVTCGETVVGELDFPSVGAEPRVELPPVPSLVVSLAGHRGALELRTTGVQAPELVFAAVRPSQGRATASR
- the recG gene encoding ATP-dependent DNA helicase RecG — its product is MDAREAYRALHDPLSLAAQDGFKRVGEFASLGTALTEAAVRLARAVPEADAAALADYARELEGFDAATTALKAQLVARGLRLCADLRGRRTSVQPRATPARAPATGTVSLDSPLTSLRGIGPALAERCAERDLVTVEDLLYFMPLEYRDERTVVPLAEVPEGRRVTTRGVLRDVREKRSWGKRRVELSVAAEAGGEALLHGVWFRSYPGLAASFVPGRWVRLSGVARRYRDRLQMTHPDVEPADAEDLAGGVRPRYPQVAGVAPRRLERLCQAAVARFASEAMDGIPPSVATEQGLPPLADALRVLHAVGEPVDSEALGLLARGEHPAQLRLAFDELLSLHLVLGRRRTEWDTRRAPVCTLPPPALEKLRGCLPFALTGAQERVLEEVWRELGQSRPMHRLLQGDVGSGKTIVAFAAALAAMESGLQAAIMAPTEVLARQHYERLAPLCEALGHRAALLTASTPQGVKRSLLALADAGQVALLIGTHALLSPGVSLPNLALTVVDEQHRFGVLQRFALRERGDEGLLPHLLVMTATPIPRSLALTLYGELDVSVLDEKPPGRQPIETRLLWNPRIERGSEAATLLAADLAAGRQIYVVCSLVEASEELEVTDATSAATRLAELFPEARVGLVHGRLHAFERDRVLGAFAAGELDLLVATTVIEVGVDIARASVMVVEHAERFGLAQLHQLRGRVGRGGGASRCLLLAGIARRSTAADRLRVLTRTEDGFAIAEADLERRGPGELFGTRQAGLPRLRFADLTRHLRLLAEAQRAAARLLALDPELSLPEHQAVRELVRRRWDRRPLPGGEAG
- a CDS encoding FHA domain-containing protein, with the translated sequence MDQNKKTMRHFYCRDVLWDTFEQMANDFDCSIDYLINEAMRYYARSKNYGAQAGAPAPGPGAPARPPSQSISPPGGVPRRPPPPPSGPAPTAGAASAGAAGQPGYSARRTVQHQAHRPPEPPGRRPPPGARPGVEAAGGPTLFLIFNNQKIAIDKDQFIIGRGSKTSDLAIKDGNISRKHAAIIRRNGTYYIKDLGSTNGIDYKGMRIDNKRIDEGDVFHLCDYELRFTYRG
- a CDS encoding HEAT repeat domain-containing protein; its protein translation is MKSSPFLRGAALLLALLGVGCRATPEKVRAWKETEKGPSKIREALRDRASPVEVRVEAVLALADLGMQAELASDLGAIPSAERAPIAVAALSRLLTMMKGAGPGGTTDLQIRAKDVIAQLRTELPAGERARVDGELVLWLLADWGRRRTGEASGDKVLLAIGGPAGAELAKRLTGSAEYLPELAELLAKVGGASERESGAEALVALARAEPSRRRGWLEALGKLRSVVGREFLLSLARRGDADERALAVQALGAGGEASSLPFFARLAADVKEPGGVREAAFAAIERVGGAPAMEVLAGFLVSQNETVRYRTAEALVACCKARGVAKLLDALPSGYAYKRQDVADYLEKDIREVGSGVLPVLREALKAKSWVARVVAVRLLGEMGAKEDVPRLEALRADATPLLGWGPGATLGTEARAAAERLRKRN